TCGAGCAGTCCAGCCGCCAGATGCGTCACGATGATTACGGCCCACGCGTTGGCGTGTCTGCGCGCGAACGCGACCACCTGTGCCGCATGCTTGCCCTTGACGGTCAGCGGCAAATACGTGCCCTCGCTCAGCAGCGCCGGCAAGTGCGCGCGCAGCGCCAGCAAGCGCTGCACGACGGCCAGCTTCACGCGTCCATTGCGCCACTCGGACAGCAAGTCCGACGGCGGCGTTTCGACCAGCCATGCCGCACGCTGTGCAAAATCCACCGGACGCCGGTTGTCTGGATCCACCAGAGTGAAGTCCCACAACTCGGTGCCTTGGTACAGATCCGGGACGCCCGGCGACGTGAGTCGCAGCACGGTCTGCTGCAAGCTGTTGATGGCGCCGGCCTGGCCGATCCGGGCGACCAGTGCGGATAGCGCGTGCAGGAAACCGTCGCGCCGCTGCGGCGCGAGGATATCGAACAGGAAGTCGCGGCAGGCCTTCTCATACGTCTCGTCGGGCGCGAGCCAGGACGTGCGCAGCTTCGCCTCGCGCAGCGCCTTCAACTGCCACTGCGCGACCCGTTCGGCGAGTGCCTTGACGCCGGCGTCGTCATCGGGTGCGAGCTCGGGCGGCCAGCAGCCCACCAGGGTTTGATACAGCATTGCCTCTGCTGCCGGGCCCGGCGCCCAGTCGTGATCGAGTGCGGCCAGACTGCCGTCGAGCGCGCGGCGCTGCGGTGCGTTCAGCGTCGACCATGCGCGCAGCGTCGCGCTCCAGTCATGCGCGATCTCGCTGAGTACGGCAAGCCGTGCGCGCACGTCTTCACCGCGCTTGTGATCGTGGGTGGCGGTCGCCAGCATCGCATGCGGAAAACGGCGTGCGCGTTCGAGATTGGTGGCGTGAAACTGCTCGACCGAAAGTGCGAATTCGCCTGGGTCGGAACCCACCTCGTTGCGCGACAACAGGCGGCCGTAGCGATAGCAGGCTGTGTCCTCGACCGCTTTCGCCGCCACCGGTGCGGTCAATTGCGAAAACAGCGTCTGCGCCGTGCGGCGAGACGATCCCGCGTGATTGAACGGCTGACCATTCGCGCCTGCCTGCGCGTTGGCGGCCGAACCCTGGCGAACCAGTGCGGCGTCCTCGGCTGTGCCGCTACCCAACCAGGCATCGACCTGGTCCAGCACGGCGTAATCGGCAGGCGAGAGCGCTTGCTTCGCGCCGGCTAGCGCCTGATTGAAATAGACGTTGTCGGCCTCTGTGCGTACGCCGTTTTGCGGATAGATGCGATACACCGGAAAGTGCACGACGAGTTCGGTCAGCACGCGGTGCAGCGCGGTGAAGGTGAAGTCGCGTGTGGTGATCGAATCGCGGGCAATCCGATGCAAGGCGCGCGCGGCGCGGTCCAGTTCCGCAGAGAGATTTTCCGCGAGAATCTTGCGCCGCGCGGCCAACGCTTCATCGGCGAAGCGCGCGCTGCGTCCGGTCAGCTCGGCCCACGTCGCGGCGAGCGGTTCGGCGCCCGCCGGATCGTGCAGCAGCGCGCCGACATCGTTCATGAAGTCGTAGCCGGTGGTGCCGTGGACCGGCCAGTCCTCGCGCAACGGCTCGCCGCGCGCGAGGATCTTTTCGACCACGATATACGGCTCGCCGTCGCGCAGCTCGTTTAGGCGTTGCCGCAGCCGCTGGCAATATTCGCGTGGTTCGGCGAGACCGTCCACATGGTCGATCCGCACGCCGTCGATCAGGCCTTCCGTATAGAGGCGAAACGGCAACGCGTGCACGGCGTCGAACACCTCGGGCCGTTCGACGCGGATGCCGGCCAGCGTGCTGATGTCGAAGAAGCGCCGCCAGTTCACTTCGTCCGACGCCGTGCGCCACCACGCGAGCCTGAAATGCTGGCGCTCGAGCAGCCGATGCAAACGGTCGCGCGTCACGGATTCGCCGGGCGCATAGTTGGCTAGCGCGGCGTCGACGGCCGACCTGCCGTTCTGCGCCACGAACTCGCGCAACAACTCGCGCCCTTCGGCGGCGCGTGGCTGGTCGGCCGGTTGCGTGGTGAGTCCCTGGAAGCGTTCGGCGAGCGCACTGAGATCCGCGCGCTCGGCGCTTTGCAGGATCGCCGCGTAATCGATCGGGCACACCGGGCCGACGTGCGGTCCGTAGGCCGCATAGAAGTGCCCCGTCTGCGCAGCGAAGCGCAGTTCGATCCGGCCGGCGGCGAGTTCGTCTCCATACGATGCGCCCAGGCACGGCATCAGCACTTTGCCGCGCAGGGCAGGATCGGGCGAATGCCAGTCGATGTCGAAGTGCCGTGCATATGCGCTATGGCGTCCCCATTCGAGGATATCGAGCCACCACGCGTTGCTCGACCCGCCGACGCCCATGTGATTCGGCACCACGTCGATAATCAGCCCCATGCCGCGTTCGTGCAGTTTCTCGACCAGCCGCTTGAGTCCCGCTTCGCCGCCGCATTCCGCGCTGATCCGGCTGTAGTCGACGGTGTCGTAGCCGTGCATCGAACCCGGCTCGGCCGTCGTCACCGGCGATGCGTACAGATGGCTCACGCCGAGCGCAGCAAAGTACTCGACGTGCGCGAGGGCGTCGTCGAACGTGAAGCCCTTGTGGAACTGCAGCCTGAGGGTAGAACGCGGGACGGTCATGGTGTGTCGGGCCCCGAAGAAGCGGTAGTGGATGCAGAAGCAGCAGTGGCGCCGACGCTGCGCGCGCGTTCAACCGCGAGCAGGCGGTCGCTGAACGCGGGCTCGGCGAACAGTTCGTCGATCGGCAGTGCGAGGCGCCGCCGCCAGTTCGGATGCTCGTCGATCGAGCCCGGCAGATTCGGCTGGTCTTCTAGCGCGAGGAGATCCTCGAGCGGATACGTGACGAGCGGCGAGGGCGTGGCGGCGACGAAGGCGAGCGCTTCATCTACCGGCGCGCTGTCGATCGGCGGCGGGGGCACGCCATGTGCGGCGACGCCGGCCCACTGGAACGCGTCCCATAACGCCGCGCGTTCGTTCGCACGCTCGGCCAGCGCCACTTCGACGGGATCGCGTCCGTCGGCACGCGGCAGGGTCTGTCCGATCTGATTGCGCCACACGATATCCGCTCCGCGCCACCATCCGGTGACGGTGGGCAGATCGTGCGTGGTGGTGGTCGCCACTGCGTTGCGGTCCCAGTCCCGCGGCATCTTGAAGTCCTTGCCCGACGCGCCGTTTTCGAACCACAACACGCGAATACCGGCAATGCCGTGTTCGTCGAGCCGTTCCCGGAAGCCGGGCGGCACCGTGCCAAGATCCTCGCCGATCACAATCGAGCGGTGTCGCCACGATTCGAGCGCAATCAGCCGCAGCATGTCTTCGAGCGGGTAGCGCAGATAGGCGCCATTGCGCGCGCTTTCGCCTTCGGGTACGAGCCACAGGCGCCGCAGGCCGAGGATGTGATCGATGCGGATGCCGCCGGCGTGAGCAAACGCGGCGCGCAGCATGTCGATAAAGGCCACGAAGCCCTGGTTGCGCATGGCGCGCGGCGAGAACGTCGTGAGTCCCCACGCCTGGCCGGCCTGATTGAACAGATCCGGCGGCGCGCCGACCGACACGCCTTGCAGCATGTCGTCGCGATACGACCACGCGTGACTGCCGGCGCTATCGCAACCGACGGCGAGGTCCGCGATCAAGCCCACCGCCATGCCGGCATCGCGGGCCGCGTGCTGGGCATGCGAGAGTCCCTTGGCCGCGAGCCATTGCAGGAACAGATGAAATTCGACCTCGTGCCGATGCGCGTTCGCAAACGCTTCGACCTCCGCACTACGCGGATCGCGCAACGCCTCGGGCCAGGTGCGCCAATGTCCGTTCGGCTCCGCCTGGGCAAGCTGAACCGCCTGCAATGCTTCGAAGCGCGCGTGGTCCTCAAGCGAGCGGCCGCCTTGCACGCAGAACGCGTTGAATTCGAGTGCACGGGGCGCGTCCTGAGCGCGGTCGTGGATGCAGAACTGCTCGAAGAGCGTGCGCAGGACCTTGAGCTTGAGCCGCACAGCCTGCGGCCAGTCGATCAGCGTCAGACGTTCAAGCTGCGACCATGTTTCGGCGCCCTGATGAGCGTCGATGGCGGCGCGTGCCGCCTCCGCACCGAACACGGCGGCCGGATCGATATGCGTGACATTGAGCCACAAGCGCGACGACGGCGAATACGGACTAAAGCGTTCCGGCTCGGCGCTGAACATCGCATGGGTCGGGCTGACGGCGAGCGCATGCGCGCCGCGCTTCGCGCTTTCCACAGCGAGTTGCGCGAGCGCCGAGTAGTCGCCAATGCCGCCGTCGCCCGTGCGGCGCAAGCCATAGAGTTGCGCAGCGATGCCCCACAACGGCGGCACGGGCGTGTTCTGCATGGCCCGCCACGCATCGGCGGCGGTATAGCAGCGCGAGGGCGCCACCGCGAGCGTGATGCGGTGGTCGTTGATAAAGAGCGTGTGATAACCGGGTTCGTCGATAGGCGACAGCAGCGCTGCTTCACCTTTCGGCGCAGTGAAGCGACCGTCGATCTGCGAACCGCTTTCCAGTTCGATCCTATAGTGGCTGCCCGATCTGATCGCCGCCGCCGGCAGCGCGATGCCGCGCTCGCATTCGGCGGTCATCAGCGGCGGCAGCTTGCGGCCGGACAGTTCCGCTTCGAGCGCGGCGGCGCTCTGGCGGATCTGGACCGCGCTGCCGCACGGCAGTCCCATGCGTTCGAGCAGCACGCTGAGCGTGCTTTCGGGAACCTGCTGGATGAGGTGATGCGCGTCTTGCCATTCGACTTCGAAACCGGCGCGAGCGGCCAGGCTATTGATGGACTCGGAGCGTCGGGTGGCGTTCATGCGTGCCACTCCCGTTCGATGACCTTGCGCGCATCGTGCGTGTTTGCATACTCGCTGACGTCGCCGGTCAACCACGCGATGAAGGCGTAGGGCGGCAACTGCTGCCCGGCGAGATGGTCCCGCACGCGTGGCGGGGTTTCGAAGACGATCTTGCCTTTGGGCATCAACGTCTCCGTTTGCGCAAACGGCACGGCAGCGTCGCCGAGGTTCAGCGCGATGGCGAGCGTTTCCCCATCGTCGAGCTGCCAGCGTGCGATGAGCGCGTTGGCGTCACTTCCGTTCTGCGCGGCTAGCACACTTGCCCCCAATGCCTTCGCATGCGCGAGGCGCGGCGTAATCAGCTTTGCCCGCACCGTCAGCGCGGATTTGTAGAAGTGCATCCAGTCGAGCCGTTCGTGTGCATCGGGTTGCGCGGCGGCATCCGTTGGCGGCGACGACGCGGCGAAGGTCTGCGGATGATTCGGATCCGGAATCTGCGCGCGGCGCTTTTCGTCGCTGAAGGACGCGAAGCGCGCGAATTCGCGGCGGCGTCCTTCGCGGACCGCATCCGCGAGATCGCCGGTGTAGTCGGTGAAAAACAGGAACGGCTGATCGGAACCGAACTCTTCATCCATGAACAGCAGCGGAATCTGCGGCGAGAGCAGCAACAGGCCCGTGGCAGCCCGCAGCGCATCCGGCGAGCACAGCTTGCGCAGCCGCTCGCCGAATGCGCGATTGCCGATCTGATCGTGGTTCTGCAGAAACATCACGAACGAGGTGGGCGGCACATGCCCGCTCGGTTCGCCGCGCGGCTTACCGTCGTGGATCGGCGAAGGCTCGCCCTGATACACAAAGCCTTCGCTGAGCACCCGCGCCAGCTTGCGGATCGGCTCATCCGCGAACGCGTGATAGTAGCCTTCCGTCTCGCCGGTCAGCAGCACGTGCAGGGTGTTGTGCGCGTCGTCGTTCCACTGCGCGTCGAAATGCGTTTCGAGCAGGTTGGCGGTGTTGTGCTCGTTTTCGAGGACCAGATGCACATGACGTCCGTGCCGCACCTTGGCGCGAATATGGTCCGAGAGTTCGCGTAACCATTCGTGATTGTCGATGGCATGCACGGCATCGAAGCGCAGGCCGTCGAAGCGATATTCGTTGATCCAGTAGAGCGCGTTGTCGCAGAAGAAATCGCGGACCTCGGTGCGCTCGAAGTCGATGGCCGGACCCCAAGGCGTATGCGTGCCTTCGCGAAAGAACGGCTTCGCATACCGATGCAGATAATTGCCGTCCGGGCCGAAGTGGTTATAGACCACGTCGAGGAACACGTTCAGACCGAGACCGTGGGCCGCATCGATCAGTGCTTTCAGTTCGTCCGGGCGGCCATAGGATGAGTCGGGTGCATACGGCAGTACGCCGTCGTAGCCCCAATTGCGCTGGCCGGGAAAATCGTTCAACGGCATCAGTTCGATGGCGGTCACCCCCAGTTCGGCGAGCGCGGGCAGACGCTGCATGACACCCGCATAGCCGCCCAGCGTGCCCACATGCAATTCGTACAACACCGTTTCTTCCCAGGGCCGGCCATGCCAGTGCGCGTGTTGCCACGTATAGGCGCGTGGATCGATCACTTCGCTCGGGCCGTGTACATCCTGCGGCTGAAACCGCGAAGCGGGATCGGGCACCGCCAGTTCGCCGTCGAGCCGGTAGCGATACAGCGTGCCTGCGCCGCAATCGGCTTCGGCTTCGAACCAGCCGTTGCCGGTCGGCGTCATCTCGAGCTTGACGGGCGCAGCCGGCCCTTCGATCTCCACCTGCACCGACTGGCACGACGGCGCCCAAAAACGAAAGCGCGTGCGCGGTCTCGCGCTCGCCGCACCTAGCAGCTGCGCGCCGAACGGCAGGCAATGCGCATGATGACGCGCATGAGGATCAATCGGACTTTCGGACATGATTCATCACCATTCGGTTTTGCTCCGCCGCCTTGTGTTCCGGCAACCCTACGTGTGCGATTCGCCGTCGGCGGGCAGGACTGTGCCCGGGTCCGGCGGCAACGCGGTCAGGAGCCGCGGGCCGTGCTGCGGCCCGGCTTGCCAGCCGGCCTGCCAGTCTGCGTCGCCCACCGGCCGCGCGGCCAGCATGACGAGACCGTGACCGGCCACTTCCACTTCCGATGCCGCCAACGGACGAGGCGGTGCGTCGGGGTCTGCGGTATCCAGCAGCACGTGCCATTCCAGATGCGGCGCGGGCGGCGCGAAACGCAACATGCCGCCGGACGCGTTCAGCATCATCAACAATACTTCCGTTTCACCGTCGAGTCCTGGACCTGCGCGGCGCAGCGTCAGCGCGCGTCCTTCCGGGTCCTGCCAGGCCTCGATGGTCAAGGGAAAGCCGCGTTCGTCGAACCAGCCGATGTCGTACAGGCCGGGCAACACCTCACGGTCGCCGAACAGGAAGCGCGTCTCGCGCAGCAGCGGATGCTGCTTGCGCAAGGCAATCACGCGCGAGACGAACTCGGTCATTCTGCGACCTTCTTCAGACCCGGCGCGTTCCCAATCGATCCATGATAGTTCGTTGTCCTGGCAGTACGCATTGTTATTGCCGTGCTGGGTGCGGCAGGATTCGTCGCCGGCCAGCATCATCGGCGTGCCGAGCGCCATGAACAGCGTCGCCATCAGCGAGCGGGCCACCCGTGCACGGGTTTCGAGAATCGCGGGATCGTCGCTCGATCCTTCGACACCCCAGTTCGAACTGCAGTTCTCGTTGTGGCCGTCGTTGTTATTTTCGCCGTTGGCTTCGTTATGCTTTTGCTCGTACGCGACGATGTCGGCAAGCGTGAAGCCGTCGTGCGACGCGACGAAATTCACCGAGGCCCACGGTTTCCTGAAGCGGCGGTTAAACAGATCCGCGGAGCCGGTGAGGCGCGCCGCAAGATCGGGCCGCAGGCCAGCGTCGCCACGCCAGAAGCGCCGTACGGTATCGCGAAAGCGGTCGTTCCACTCCGCGAAGCCGGGCGGATGATTGCCGAGCTGATAGCCACCCGGGCCGATGTCCCAAGGCTCGGAAATCAGCTTGCGTTGCGACAGGATCGGGTCCTGGCGCAAGGCGTCGAAAAAGCCGGAGCCGGGATCGAAGCCGTTATGTTCGCGGCCGAGCGTCACGCCGAGATCGAAACGGAAGCCGTCGATGTTGAACGCCGTCGACCAGTAGCGCAGCGAATCCATCACCATCTGCAGCACGCGTGGATGCGGCAGGTTCAGCGTGTTGCCGCAGCCGGTGTCGTTGATATGGTGACGTTCGTCGCCGGGCACGAGACGATAGTAGCTGGCGTTGTCGAGGCCGCGCCACGATACGGTCGGACCCATTTCGCCGCCTTCGCACGTATGGTTGTAGACCACGTCCAGAATCACTTCGATCCCTGCCGCATGCAGTTGCCGAACCGCGATGCGCATTTCGTCGAGCCGATGCGTGCTCAGATACGACGGCTCCGGCGCAAAGAAAGCCGCGGTGTTGTAGCCCCAGTAGTTGCGCAGACCGCGCTCCACGAGGAAGCGGTCGTTCAGAAACGCATGCACCGGTAACAGTTCGACCGCGGTGACGCCGAGCTTCTGCAGATGCTCGATAAACTCCGGCGACGATAGCGCGGCAAACGTGCCACGTTCGTGCGCGCGCAGATTGGGGCGCAGCATCGACGCGCCGCGGACGTGGGCTTCGTAGAGAACCGTTTCGCCCCAGGGCACGTTAGGCCGCGTGTCGTGCGACCAGTCGAAGGCCTCGTCGATCACGACGCACTTCGGCATGGCCGGCGCCGAATCGCGCCGGTCGATGGACAGGTCGAGCCGGTTCGAATGCACACGGTAACTGAAGAGCGCATCCGACCAGCGAAACTGTCCGACGAGCTTGCGCGCGTACGGGTCGAGCAACAGCTTGTGCGGGTTGAAGCGATGCCCGTTCTGCGGCTGGTAAGGGCCATGCGCGCGAAACCCATAGGCCGTACCGGGATGCGCGTTAGGCAGGTAGCCGTGCCAGATCTCGTCGGTGCATTCGGGCAGCGTGAAGCGCTTCATCTCCTTGCGACCGGTGGGATCGAACAGGCACAACTCGATCCGCTGGGCATTGGCCGAGAAAACCGCAAAGTTGACGCCGAGTCCGTCCCAGCTCGCCCCGAGTGGATAGGGCGAGCCCGGCGACAGCCGGTCGGGCAATACATGCGACATGGTTCCCGTCCTTGTTCTGATGGTTCGCTTCTTCGCGGGGCATTCCTTTAAGCGATTCGTCGGCGGCGTCTCACGTGTCGGCGCGCAGCACGATCGTCGCGAGCGGCGGCAGGATCAGCGAGGCCGATTGCGGCTTGCCGTGACTCGCGATGTCCTCGGTGTAGATCAGGCCAGCGTTGCCGACGTTCGAGCCGCCGTACACGCTGGCGTCGGTGTTGAGAATCTCGCTCCAGCGTCCGGCGAGCGGCATGCCGAGGCGATAGCCGAGGCGCGGCACCGGTGTGAAGTTGCAGACGATCACCAGTTCGCGGCCCGCGCCGTCGACGCGCCGGAAAGCGAACACGCTGTTCTCGCTATCGTCGCCGATCAGCCATTCGAAGCCGCCGGGTTCGCAGTCGAGCGTGTACAGCGCCGGTTCGTCGCAATAGAGCAGGTTGAGGTCGCGCACCAGTTTTTGCGCGCCGTGGTGGAGTGGATCGTCGAGCAGATGCCAGTGTGGCGAACCGTCGTGATCGAATTCGGCCATCTGCCCGAACTCGCCGCCCATGAAGAGCAGCTTCTTGCCGGGATGCGTCCACATGAAACCGAAATACGCGCGCAGGTTCGCGAAACGTTGCCAGCGGTCGCCCGGCATCTTGCCGAGCAGCGAGCCTTTGCCGTGCACCACCTCGTCGTGCGAGAGCGGCAACACGAAGCACTCCGAATAGGCGTACACCATGCCGAACGTCATGTTGTGGTGATGGTAGCGCCGGTACACCGGATCTTCTTGCAGGTAGTGCAGCGTGTCGTGCATCCAGCCCATGTTCCACTTGAACTCGAAGCCGAGCCCGCCGTCTTCGACGCGCGCCGTGACGCCGGGCCACGCCGTCGATTCTTCCGCAATGGTGATTGCGCCTGGCACGCCCGGCACGTAGCCGACTTCATGATTGAGCCGCTTGAGAAACGCAATCGATTCGAGATTCTCGCGCCCGCCGTAGATGTTCGGCACCCATTCGCCCGCCGCGCGCGAATAGTCGCGATACAGCATCGAAGCCACTGCATCCACGCGCAGGCCATCCACGTGATAGCGCTTGAGCCAGGCCAGCCCCGAGGCGACCAGGAACGCGCTCACCTCGTTGCGGCCGAGGTTGTAGATCATCGTGTTCCAATCCTGGTGATAGCCTTCGCGCGGATCGGCATGCTCATAGAGCGGCGTGCCGTCGAAGTCGATCAGACCGTGTGCGTCGTTCGGGAAGTGTGCCGGCACCCAGTCGAGAATCACGCCGAGCCCGGCTTCGTGGGCCCGATTGACGAACTGCGCGAACTGCTCGGGTTTGCCGAAGCGCGCCGACGGCGCGAATTGCCCCAGCGGCTGATAACCCCACGAGCCGCCGAACGGATGCTCGGCGATCGGCATGAATTCGACGTGTGTAAAGCCCATGCCCTGCACGTAGGGGATCAAACGGTCGGCCAGCTCGGACCAGTCGAGACTGCGCTGACCTTCTTCCGCGATACGCAGCCAGGATTCGGCGTGCACTTCGTAGATGGAGATGGGCGAGCGCGGCGT
Above is a genomic segment from Paraburkholderia phenazinium containing:
- the treY gene encoding malto-oligosyltrehalose synthase, translated to MTVPRSTLRLQFHKGFTFDDALAHVEYFAALGVSHLYASPVTTAEPGSMHGYDTVDYSRISAECGGEAGLKRLVEKLHERGMGLIIDVVPNHMGVGGSSNAWWLDILEWGRHSAYARHFDIDWHSPDPALRGKVLMPCLGASYGDELAAGRIELRFAAQTGHFYAAYGPHVGPVCPIDYAAILQSAERADLSALAERFQGLTTQPADQPRAAEGRELLREFVAQNGRSAVDAALANYAPGESVTRDRLHRLLERQHFRLAWWRTASDEVNWRRFFDISTLAGIRVERPEVFDAVHALPFRLYTEGLIDGVRIDHVDGLAEPREYCQRLRQRLNELRDGEPYIVVEKILARGEPLREDWPVHGTTGYDFMNDVGALLHDPAGAEPLAATWAELTGRSARFADEALAARRKILAENLSAELDRAARALHRIARDSITTRDFTFTALHRVLTELVVHFPVYRIYPQNGVRTEADNVYFNQALAGAKQALSPADYAVLDQVDAWLGSGTAEDAALVRQGSAANAQAGANGQPFNHAGSSRRTAQTLFSQLTAPVAAKAVEDTACYRYGRLLSRNEVGSDPGEFALSVEQFHATNLERARRFPHAMLATATHDHKRGEDVRARLAVLSEIAHDWSATLRAWSTLNAPQRRALDGSLAALDHDWAPGPAAEAMLYQTLVGCWPPELAPDDDAGVKALAERVAQWQLKALREAKLRTSWLAPDETYEKACRDFLFDILAPQRRDGFLHALSALVARIGQAGAINSLQQTVLRLTSPGVPDLYQGTELWDFTLVDPDNRRPVDFAQRAAWLVETPPSDLLSEWRNGRVKLAVVQRLLALRAHLPALLSEGTYLPLTVKGKHAAQVVAFARRHANAWAVIIVTHLAAGLLDEGGDVPLVNAAQWEDTAVEMPAELTSRALFDWMSTAAPKVEDDGSLFLRDALATMPVAVLVEDGVPRA
- the glgB gene encoding 1,4-alpha-glucan branching protein GlgB, yielding MSEYDPTAGLQPLDLDALVEARHPDPFSQLGMHETDAGPVVRALLPNAAHVTVIARADGKTLGELQQVHPNGLFIGRVSAAVPYRLRIDWHGPLQEIEDTYSFGPVLGDEPLHRLAHGDPYAVLECLGSRPMEIDGVPGVRFAVWAPNARRVSVVGDFNSWDGRRHPMRLRHQAGVWELFVPRVGPGTRYKYELLARDGHPLPLKADPCAMQTERPPATASVVAHVDEIEQFPWTDDAWIHSRGANQTPRSPISIYEVHAESWLRIAEEGQRSLDWSELADRLIPYVQGMGFTHVEFMPIAEHPFGGSWGYQPLGQFAPSARFGKPEQFAQFVNRAHEAGLGVILDWVPAHFPNDAHGLIDFDGTPLYEHADPREGYHQDWNTMIYNLGRNEVSAFLVASGLAWLKRYHVDGLRVDAVASMLYRDYSRAAGEWVPNIYGGRENLESIAFLKRLNHEVGYVPGVPGAITIAEESTAWPGVTARVEDGGLGFEFKWNMGWMHDTLHYLQEDPVYRRYHHHNMTFGMVYAYSECFVLPLSHDEVVHGKGSLLGKMPGDRWQRFANLRAYFGFMWTHPGKKLLFMGGEFGQMAEFDHDGSPHWHLLDDPLHHGAQKLVRDLNLLYCDEPALYTLDCEPGGFEWLIGDDSENSVFAFRRVDGAGRELVIVCNFTPVPRLGYRLGMPLAGRWSEILNTDASVYGGSNVGNAGLIYTEDIASHGKPQSASLILPPLATIVLRADT
- the treZ gene encoding malto-oligosyltrehalose trehalohydrolase encodes the protein MSESPIDPHARHHAHCLPFGAQLLGAASARPRTRFRFWAPSCQSVQVEIEGPAAPVKLEMTPTGNGWFEAEADCGAGTLYRYRLDGELAVPDPASRFQPQDVHGPSEVIDPRAYTWQHAHWHGRPWEETVLYELHVGTLGGYAGVMQRLPALAELGVTAIELMPLNDFPGQRNWGYDGVLPYAPDSSYGRPDELKALIDAAHGLGLNVFLDVVYNHFGPDGNYLHRYAKPFFREGTHTPWGPAIDFERTEVRDFFCDNALYWINEYRFDGLRFDAVHAIDNHEWLRELSDHIRAKVRHGRHVHLVLENEHNTANLLETHFDAQWNDDAHNTLHVLLTGETEGYYHAFADEPIRKLARVLSEGFVYQGEPSPIHDGKPRGEPSGHVPPTSFVMFLQNHDQIGNRAFGERLRKLCSPDALRAATGLLLLSPQIPLLFMDEEFGSDQPFLFFTDYTGDLADAVREGRRREFARFASFSDEKRRAQIPDPNHPQTFAASSPPTDAAAQPDAHERLDWMHFYKSALTVRAKLITPRLAHAKALGASVLAAQNGSDANALIARWQLDDGETLAIALNLGDAAVPFAQTETLMPKGKIVFETPPRVRDHLAGQQLPPYAFIAWLTGDVSEYANTHDARKVIEREWHA
- the glgX gene encoding glycogen debranching protein GlgX, whose translation is MSHVLPDRLSPGSPYPLGASWDGLGVNFAVFSANAQRIELCLFDPTGRKEMKRFTLPECTDEIWHGYLPNAHPGTAYGFRAHGPYQPQNGHRFNPHKLLLDPYARKLVGQFRWSDALFSYRVHSNRLDLSIDRRDSAPAMPKCVVIDEAFDWSHDTRPNVPWGETVLYEAHVRGASMLRPNLRAHERGTFAALSSPEFIEHLQKLGVTAVELLPVHAFLNDRFLVERGLRNYWGYNTAAFFAPEPSYLSTHRLDEMRIAVRQLHAAGIEVILDVVYNHTCEGGEMGPTVSWRGLDNASYYRLVPGDERHHINDTGCGNTLNLPHPRVLQMVMDSLRYWSTAFNIDGFRFDLGVTLGREHNGFDPGSGFFDALRQDPILSQRKLISEPWDIGPGGYQLGNHPPGFAEWNDRFRDTVRRFWRGDAGLRPDLAARLTGSADLFNRRFRKPWASVNFVASHDGFTLADIVAYEQKHNEANGENNNDGHNENCSSNWGVEGSSDDPAILETRARVARSLMATLFMALGTPMMLAGDESCRTQHGNNNAYCQDNELSWIDWERAGSEEGRRMTEFVSRVIALRKQHPLLRETRFLFGDREVLPGLYDIGWFDERGFPLTIEAWQDPEGRALTLRRAGPGLDGETEVLLMMLNASGGMLRFAPPAPHLEWHVLLDTADPDAPPRPLAASEVEVAGHGLVMLAARPVGDADWQAGWQAGPQHGPRLLTALPPDPGTVLPADGESHT
- the malQ gene encoding 4-alpha-glucanotransferase, with product MNATRRSESINSLAARAGFEVEWQDAHHLIQQVPESTLSVLLERMGLPCGSAVQIRQSAAALEAELSGRKLPPLMTAECERGIALPAAAIRSGSHYRIELESGSQIDGRFTAPKGEAALLSPIDEPGYHTLFINDHRITLAVAPSRCYTAADAWRAMQNTPVPPLWGIAAQLYGLRRTGDGGIGDYSALAQLAVESAKRGAHALAVSPTHAMFSAEPERFSPYSPSSRLWLNVTHIDPAAVFGAEAARAAIDAHQGAETWSQLERLTLIDWPQAVRLKLKVLRTLFEQFCIHDRAQDAPRALEFNAFCVQGGRSLEDHARFEALQAVQLAQAEPNGHWRTWPEALRDPRSAEVEAFANAHRHEVEFHLFLQWLAAKGLSHAQHAARDAGMAVGLIADLAVGCDSAGSHAWSYRDDMLQGVSVGAPPDLFNQAGQAWGLTTFSPRAMRNQGFVAFIDMLRAAFAHAGGIRIDHILGLRRLWLVPEGESARNGAYLRYPLEDMLRLIALESWRHRSIVIGEDLGTVPPGFRERLDEHGIAGIRVLWFENGASGKDFKMPRDWDRNAVATTTTHDLPTVTGWWRGADIVWRNQIGQTLPRADGRDPVEVALAERANERAALWDAFQWAGVAAHGVPPPPIDSAPVDEALAFVAATPSPLVTYPLEDLLALEDQPNLPGSIDEHPNWRRRLALPIDELFAEPAFSDRLLAVERARSVGATAASASTTASSGPDTP